The Mycosarcoma maydis chromosome 6, whole genome shotgun sequence genomic sequence AATGGTGTACATCATGATTCCGATCCAGGAGAAGCAGCTCTGGCGAGCATGGCTTCGATTGACCGGTAGCAGTTCTCCAGCTGCACCTGCATTCCAAGATAATGCTCACGACCCAGCGATGTATCAACCTGGCATCTCTCGACCCATGGTAGCGAGTCTGCTCATCTGCCTTGCATCCACTTCCTTCCTGATTCCACAGAAGAGGGAGCAGGAGCTGGGACTGACGTGCGCCATGGCGGAACAACGAGACCGTTGGATCACGTGCGCCATGGCACTCGCTCGTGGTGTTATGCCGACCAACTCGGCCACTGCGAAttcacagcagcagccatggTTGCACTACATTGACTCCACCCTCGACACGTCGCTGGACATGTTCGGGTTTGAGACGCTCGCCTGTCGCATCTTTGCATTGATCGGTATGAGCGAGGTGGCGTACCACCTGAATGGCGAGTGTCTACGTCGAGCGATCCGCATCAACCTTTACGACGAAACTTCGGCCAAAGCttgcgagctgctctcggTGGATGATGCGCAACTTACGGATGAGGAGGTGGTGcagatgaggaggaggattGGGGCGCAGATGGTGGTGATCGAGAGATGGACGTGTCTGTACACGGGCAGACAACCGATGATCGATGAGGATGCAGAGACGCTGCCGTGTCCAGAAGCCGGTGCATGGTTGGAGAGCGAGGAGATTGCATACCTGTTTTCGCGCATTGTATCAAAGCTGCGTCGGCTGCCGACGCAACTTGCGAGCTTGACCACGCGCAAGCCGGGCGATTGGTCGATCCAACGCTCACGCGATCAGGAAGCTGTCCAACTCATCCTGGACCTCGATCGTGCGCTGTGCGCGGCGTACGACCCGTCGGTGCCGCGCGCGACGGCGAACGGTCGATCGCACACGCAGATCCTCGCCGAACTCCCGGAAATGCTGGAACGCAACCTACACCTCTCGATGAGCGACACGCAGATCAACAAGGTGCACCGCGACTTTGCCAATGCGCTCGTACTCACCTCGTCTTGGCTATCTCTACGCTGCCTTGTAACGAGCAATCTGATGTTCCTGCCGTGGGTGAGCGACGTTGCGTCGAGGCACAACGCATTGAACTTGGCCAGGAGGTTGATTGAGCTCTTGCCGAGCATCTGGATGATGGCTAGCTCTCCGTATGTTCCgttcagctcgagctggatcaGTAGACATCTGTTCTTGGCATGCACAGTCTTGAGTGTGCCCATTCTGGGGCAGGAACCGACGTCATCGTCGGACGCGCACGCGCGTGCGGACAAGAGTCGTTGGTCACAAAAGCGCAACAGCGCCCACGTATCTGCACCTGGATCTGGCTCggttggcgatgctgccaacgccacCGGCGGCGATTTTGCACCTTCGAGAATGCAAAGCAACCAGATGCTGGCCAAGCTCTCTTGGAAACACGTGGACAGCAACAGCGCGTTGCAGCGGCTgccagcatcgtcatcggtTGATCTCGACTGGTTTTCGGGTAAACTGGTCGAGATCGCTTCGCTGTtcagcaagctcgccgagcgcgGCGATCAGACGGCCGGCGTCAATACCAAGTTGATCCATGCGCTGCTGAATGGTCGCGCCGAGTTGAGAGATCGCGTGCTGCTCAAGTTTGGTCAGAAGCAGAACCGGGtgagcgagatgcagatggcAAAGCACGCGCCGCACGAGCGCGCGGTGGGCAGATTTGAGAGCCAGCTCGATCTGACTTCGTTTGTTGCAGCGGCCAGTATAGGCACGAGTCCGAGCAGCACGCCGACGAGTGCTGCGACGAATGCCAACGCGAACTCACCCGTCCATTTCAACGGCGGCGGTgtcggcggcggtggtggtgcaaGTGCGCGGGGATACAGCAACAGGCCGATGCCGAACAACGACGTACTGGTGGCGTCgagagacgagcttgtcgagacgCAGAGGGTGCGGTCGCCGAGCCTGCATGATCTGGCCAACGCCGTGGACACGTACACGCAGACCAACTGCTCACACGCCCCGGCGCCCACCGGCGCCCACATGTCCGGTCCGTCGTCGGTTGCGCACCCCCATCGCCAGTCGCAGCACAGACATGacgccaccaccaccgccatcggCTGCGACTGGGACAAGCCCGGCTTCTCCCCTTGCACTACCACGCAGCCCGATGCACTCGCCAACATCCCGCTCCTCCTCGAAACGCACGActggctcgccatcctcgataGCGTAGACATCCCACTCTAACATCTACATCGCCCACTCACGATCCATCCACACGTCGCTTGCCATCCGCATGTCTGTGTTGTACCCAAGCAGTGCGTTAACGTTACCCCTTACGAGCTGCGCTCGAAACACGAACCCAGATTCCGCAATCCCCGcgctcacgctcaccaCCGCGCACGCGCCCAAAAGCAAGCGCGAAAACAGTGAAAGaaaacattcgtgattgcgatgCGTGGTCGATCGACATGCAGGCTAACCACCTCGCTAACGATATCTACAAAGCAAACAGCGCGACACGTGATGCGCTTCGCGCTTCAAAGCGGCGGGATGAAATCCGAAATACGATCGCGAGCATTCTGCGCGATACACTCGGCGATCCAGGTGATGCTCCTGATCTCCTGCTCCTTCAACTTGAGCCAGGCGTAGAAAACGCCAAACTGAAACTGGGTGATGGTCAGGATCCGATTGAGCTgcacctcgagcttgaacaTCTTGTCCTCGAGCATGTCAGCGCTCGCTTCAGCACCGGTAGACGCGCTGTTTGCAGCTGCGGATGCGGACGCGGACGCGGACGCGGATGACGAGTCGAAGAACGATCGGTACTCGGGGATGTTGTCGCATACAGCTTTGACCTGATCCAACTCgtcggctttggcgagaAGATTGTTGCCGGCAGGGAACAACTTGCCGATACTGGGGAACAGACGTGCACGGTCCTCCTTGGAAAGCGAGGTGCCGAACGAGTTGATGGTGATGTTGATCGTGCGACGATCCGCCTCGAAGCTGAGCAACTCGCTCATCGTTTCGCTCGTAGTGCCGCCCAACGACTGGCAGAATTGGTAAAAGTCTTCCAGATACGCCTTGTAAAGCGTGTTACGAATGATCTCGATGTTGAGGTCGTCCAGGTCCGAGGCGGAGATGCAATCTCTAAAGTAAGGTGCCAGCGGTGTTTCGACGAGCACCGAATTGTACAGTTCTTCCACCGTCGACGCCACGCACAATGCCGGCATTGTCTCGAACACGCCGAGCGGGTGACAGCGTTCCAAGAGCTCGTGTGTGTCCCTTTCGTGCAGCGTACCCGTGATGAGCAGGATGACATTGTCGATCATGTATGCATACGTCATGTAGTCCAAAAACTTGCTCAGAGGTTGAGTTGCGTTGGTGCGCAGATACTCGAACTCAGCCACCAGCTTGCGAGTTGCCTTCTCAGCGATCGTCGAAGTCGAGATCGGGCTCGGCTCGTTCTGCAGAAAGTTTCCGTAGTCGGtcgcctgcagctgcatcttgAAGTCGTCCAGAGTTTCGCACTGCGTCAACGACTGGTAGTGGTTCGCCGTCAGAAGCGAGGTGCGGTATCCACGGACCACACCTTCCAGGAAGCCGTGGTCGACGTTGAACGAGATCATCTCCATGATGGGCAGCAGACGTGTATGCTCTATCGCACAATCCAGGCGAGCAGCAAGTCAAGAGCAAATGCAGACGCAAAGCAGATCTGTGGCGATCGAGTCCAACACTTGAGATGATCGCAGATGTGCCGTGGTTGACTGTGTGCTCGAGTGGCACAACCGCGTGCGAACGACTCAAAGATTGGTACAGCAGTCGTACGAGCCGATGCGACCGATCGACGTGGTGCTAGTGGCAAAGCTGGGTAGAATCGAGAGACGCGCGAGATGCGATCCAAGTGGTTGGGCCAAGTGGAAGATGCACCGAGAGTTGGCAATCTCGAAtactcactcactcactcacgactggatCCGTCACAAAGAGCCACACACACGCGCAATTTTTGTGGTccaggcgcagcagcctccAGATTGGTGACCGAataaatcgtaaatcacgaatcagtcaatagtcgtgagtagcTCGGCGACAAGTGTGGCACAGACCCAAGACGCAGGGGCGTTGCAAATCGTAAACGCTCCCGTTCGAGATTTCATGCATCACGTGCGTTTCGCTTTGACTTAACATATTTATGAATCAGttatgaatcacgaacgcACGCTTCTCGAttgcactcacgacctGCATCAGACAGcctcactcacgactgtacaatcatgaatcatgaatcggAAATCAAATctccacgattcgtgattggtgattgtgatCGTGATTTTGATAGAGCCGTCACAGGGTCTCGCGTTGTGATACAGACACGAGAGTGATCCAGGCTACGTGTGtcatattcgtgattcacgattagcTTTCTCAAAAGGACTGTAGTTAGGACAACGAGAGTGGCAGACACGAGTGTGGCAAGCCAGAGCATCAAACTCTAAGCAGACAAGTTGGCATCCTCAGCAACGATGCCCTGCTCAGGCCACAACCATCCAAACTTATCTGGCTGGTCACCGCACTGGTACGATGTCAACTCGTCAAACAGTCTCTGCGCACATTCACCTGCCGACTTgccatcgccaaagtcgatgcGTATCACCTTGTTGTCGGAAGGGAACGTGTACTTGGGTCCTTCGCGAGAGAGCTTGTCGTGGATGAGTTGTGGCTTGTGCGAGTTGTACGACATGGATCGTACAGGGGTGATACCCGCGGCGGTGCCAGCGGCCATGAACTCGGCAAACTtgttctgcttgagctcttcAAAAGCGACCTGACGCAGATCCACCTTCCAGCCGCAGAGCTTCTCGGCAATCTCGACCACGCTGATCTTGGTGACCGATCGCAGGATCGAGGTGCTGTCAGGAACCACGAGCGTCACCTGATCGCCCTTCTTCTGCACACCAAGCGCGTTGGATGTAGAGAATTCATCCACGTACGTGTGCGtggccgagtcgagatggagcgTGATAGGGTAGCCTTGTTTCTTGGCCGCAGCCGTGGGTCCGAAGACGGGCGCGTAGTTGCCGCCGAGTTTGGTGTGGCCGGTACCCATGGGCGCTGTACGGTCGAATGTGTCCAGCACGAACCCATCCACCGCAGGGATCTCAGCACCACTACCATAGAGCGAGCCGACAGGAGTTACCCATACCAGGAATGTGAACTCATCTGGGCTacccagcagcagcatggGTCCCGTAGCGATGAGAAGAGGTCGAATGTAGAGGGCACCACCCGAAGCATTCTTCTTGTAAGGTGGCACGTATTCCAGGTTGAGAGCGACGGCCACCTTGATGGCTTCCAGAAACAGCTCCTCCGGCAGTTCAGGCATCGATGCCATGCGAGCACTTAGGTTCATACGAGCCCAGTTCTCCTGTGGTCGGAACACGCGCACCGAGCCACTGGCCGTGCGAAATGCCTTGATTCCCTCGAAAGCCTGCTGGCCATAGTTGAGACAaggtgctgcagcgtgCACGTTCAAGTGGCTGTCCTTGGAGATCTCGAGTGCGCCCCATTTGCCGTTCTGGTAAGTGACGCGCACCAGGCCATTGACGTCGCGCTCCTtgaagccgagcttgtccCAGTCGACCGACGTGGATGGGTTGGTAGCGATGCGGCCGTTTGCAGATGTCGACATGATGGCCTGTCCAAAGCGCGAACAGAGTCGATGTTGAAAGGCAAGAGAGATGGTAGAGACGTGATGGACGCACAAAAGGCCGTCTGTTGTTGCTTGATGCTTGTTTGCTTGTTGGCTCGCTGGCTCGCTGCCTTGCtgccttgcttgcttgctcgctcctCGTGTGATGTCCCGGAAGAAGCCCGGTCGGACCCAATCTCTAAATCACGGATGACTCGGACATGCATAATCCCcaatcaatcgtgaatcgcgagtCACGAGACGTGAATAATACACGCAAGAACCTATGAGCGATGTAACATCTTCAGACTGGTGctcacgcttcacgcttcgtgcttggacCACGTCTcggtcacgagtcacgagtcacgagtgtgtcGGTTGGACCTCACAACTGTCAAATACGACATGATTGAATCTTCTAATGCTTAGCGTCTTGTCGTTCTGCCATTCTTTCTTCACCTCGTTGTAGCCAGCCAGTAGCTTCGGTCTAGCGTCCCTTGTCGGCTGCCATGCCTTCTTCGGCACCAGCTCTGCTGGCTGATCTATTCTCCAAAGCTCGTCTCTCACTCAACCTCCcgtcctcctcggcctctACCTCTAGATCGGTCGTCTTCTTCGATGAGGTGCTCAATGTGGAAACCGTTTTGACACTACCAGCAGATCCGCTTTTCCCCATCGCTTCCGCATCGACACAGGCTGTCCCGCTTTTGTACCCTCTTCCGCTGCCCGTGGTGCCAGATTCGACAACCCTGAGCCACCAGAGTATCTCGCCATACCTCActgcgcttcttgcctGCCTCCATGTCAACCTTGCCACAGATTACGTCCCCATTGAATCCTCTTCGTCAATCAACCCCACCGCCAAGTCAGCAAATCCTTATGAGCCGCTCTCTACCGTCCCCTCCCGTTTTCAACACTTGCAACTTCTGCCATCTCACACCCCGCTCGCTGACCCAGCCCATACACAGCACGCCGCTGTGCGTGCCTTCTCCAACGCCTGGGCCGGCAATCAGCCACCCAGACCCCATCGCACACTCAAGGATTCGGTCGAACATTCCGCATCTGCCCCTTCCAAGTCTTCTCACAATGCTCACCTTACGCACGACGGACAACACTGGAGCGTCCACTGGCACTGTCGCATCCCGATCAACTACGTTGCTACGCCCTTCCTACCCTTTCTGTCGATCACAGCTGCGCTCACGCTCCGTCTGGACCATGCGCTGCTGGATCATTTGATTCCCACTTCGTCCTCCCGACCTTTCAATCGCTCCGGATTCGCGCATTCGCTTCTCTCTCCTCTGCATGAAGGTCCGGTCTACCCGGACGAATCGCCACTTCAGAGTCAGGCACGAGCAAATGCTTCCTCCGCCTTTGGCCTGGATGGCCCCAACGGTCTGGGCTCGTACCTTGCGCATCTCCCCAAGAGTGTCGTAGGTGGCAACAATGCCATCGTTACGCCTCGATCAGGTGCGAGCGCTCTCGACTCCATACAACAGCGAAGTCACGATGCCCTCTCTGCCGATCCTGCTTTTGACAAGTCGCTTTCCCAATCATACGCAAACGGCGATCTCGCTGCCCTCTCCTCCAGATCTGCACCCAACCGCCATGGGCCACAGTCTCCGTCCCAGTTCGAGTCGTATCCCCAGTCGTCTGGCCTGCACATTTACAAACGTAGCACCAGGCAACTCTTGCCTCTAAAGACTGGACTGAATGTGCGCATGCGTACACTCGTAACAAATCATGGACCCCATATCCATCGCCGTCACTTGTCGCAACAAGCTttcgccgagcttgaaAGCACCCGACTCGTActcagcgtcgagctcgagaatCCTTTCGATTCCGACGCcgcattcaccattcacaACATTCAGATCAAGGTGggcagcagccaagcagaTCAACAAGAATCTCATACTGTTGTCGCAAAACCGCTTCTACCTATAGATTCAGTATTGCCCATTCAGCTCACACGCGGCAGTCAGCGCAACATGCTGTTTTACGTCTCTGTCGAGGCGGATCACGCAATGCGTGGTCGAAAGGACGATGTCGCCTTTCTCCTCTCTGGCTCACGAAACGTCACTATTACTGTCTCGGGTCGACCTCAAGGCGACCAAGAGCAGTTGGCCGACTTTGATTCACAGTGGAACTGCGCCCTGGACCTTACTCCGGTTCTGTTTGATGCTACGAAGAAGGACCTTATTGCGAGCCCAGTGTCAACGAGCAGGCCGGACTATCCACTTGCCGGTCCTGTGGCGGGTAGCTCGCAGTATgcggcgtcgtcgttgcgagcagcagctcacaACCATAATCGCTTGAGCTACACTCAAGTAGCGCCGCCAAGAGCCGAGCTTACAGAAGACCTCCGTACACCCAGACCTGGGCAGTTAGGCATGGGTTTTCCTCCACCCATGCGAACTAGCTCCGCTAGACATTTCTCTACGGCCACCGCCGCCTCTCCAGTTCAGCATGCCTCTAGCGAACGCTGCTTGGACTCGCAAGAAGCCACAAGCTTCCTGCACAAGGCCAGAGCAAGGACTCTCAACCGTCAGTCGGCTTCGCAGCTCGATGAATCGAACCAGGTTGTTGCAGCCCCCCGCATCAAGCCCTGGACATCCCACTCGACCGCACTCAGAGAGTTCGCCGCAGGAGGGTTGGTGATTCTTTCGACTGTTCGACATGCCGGCGCAAATAGCGCCGCTGGCAGAGACTCTGTAAAACGTGGCGGCGTCAAGTTTGAACCCAGTCTAGACGACGTTGGAGGTGCTCGATCCTCTGTTTCAGCTGCGAATAAGACGTTGCCTCCTATCTCTAACGCGACATCGACTGCAGAAGGACGAGCGGTGAGGTTTAAAACAGACGATACTGTCATTGTCGATCTCACGTTTCTCTACAGTCCTGCCACCTTTAACGTCGCACAGATTGCAGATGCTATCACCGACGTTACCCTGTCGTGGGCCCAATCTACCAAAAGGCTTGCgacaagccaagcagcaaacAGAGATACGATCGACGTCAGCCCTGATACCGCCAAGACTAGATTGATCGACGCTGATTCGGCACGTCTCAAGTCATCTGTGCTCCTCTCTCAGGCTCAAACCCTCAACGGTCTCATTCCCACTCAAGACCATCTTGCCTTGAGCGCCACATTACTGCCTTCGCAGAGTAGAagcatcgagctcgctcTCCGATGCCTGTCGCCCGGATACCATGTCATCCCGCCACTGCAGCTTGCGTTTCATACCACCTCGGGAGGTCAGAGAAAGTACTTACTCGACGATCTGGGTTCCGTCTACGTCACccctgctgctgttctgTGAACTTTGTTCTCCCACCACGAGTGTAGCGTCTCAAAATTTATCCGCTTTTGcaaatcacagaatcacgcatcattctgtgattgtcACACCACACTCACCGTCTGTGAACTGCGATAGAATGCGTCTGAAATTGCCCTTTGGTTCAGATTCTGAAGAAACAAACTTCTGTGAATGAACATCCTCTGCATCAACAGACTTGACtgagcttctcgatcagctgctcaacaaccTCACTCCGCACTCCGAGCGCTTCCGCTTCAGAATTGGGTCCATGCACCACCCGATATCGTTGGTTATGGTCCAATCTACCATCCAAAAACATCTGCAAAACGTCTGCATCGAGGAAGCCAGCAGGCGCCTGAACTCTGTGATCAGTACGAAGCGTACGCCAGTCAGAATGAGCAATGTTACCGATGACGCCGGCCGAAGCTGCCTCTGTTGGCGACTCGATGAGAGATAGAATGTTGCGTTCCACCTTTGCCAGAATCtgtgcttcgtcgtccCGAACATGAGCAATGACACCGATGGCGCCAGCGGCTGTACAGAATACCAATTTTGGCCGCACTGCTGCGTCGGGGCCCGGATCAGAGACGAGCGATGCTGTAGATATCAGTCGCCGAGCAAAGGAGAAGATCAGGGTCAGTGTCAGGTTGGATAGGATGGGATGGGATGGGATGGGATGGCGCGGTACCAGTCGCACAACCCAGAACTCACTCTGGCGGAACTTGTTAATCATATCTCCGTAGTGCCAGACAGCCTTGCGCTGCATTACATGTGCGTAGCAATCGTCTGTATCTCGAAGGGTCCGTGGGTAAGCCAAGCTCACCGAACGCTCCGTCTCGCGCTCCCGGGCGCGGCGAATTGAGGTCCTGACCTCTTCGCTCATCGGCATTCTCTGTGTCGTGTACAGATTGAAGCTGATGTCGGCGCCAATGTAGGTCTGGGTTTCTGAGTCTAGCAGCTCGGTAGCGCTTGTCCAGGAAGGATCGCAATCCCTAGCAATCTCGGTGAGCCTGCCTGTATAGCGATCAACGTTGAGGACGTTCATGGATCGAAGCGCGTCTCCAACAACCAGGCGATCGGGCTCGATGGCCGAGAGGTTGCAGGCAATGAATGAGCAAGCCCAGCTGCCTTCCTGTCGCACCTCGTAGGGACGACGTGGCCCTCCACTTGGACGCTTATCGGACATGTCCTTGCAGTTAGTGATACTGTAGGTCTTGATCTCGGAATTAACCGCCGCACAGAGATGGTAACGAGTCGACTGCACTTGGTACACGTTGCCATTTTCGCTGCACTCGAAAAGCTGGCGAAGCCTTCCTCGCTCTTCCTTTGTGCGGGAAGATCCGGTAGAAACGTCAAAGGCGACAAGCCGACCGCGCACTGTTTCACTCGATTGCTTCGAGACGTAGCCAGTCCCGACAACGAGCATCTTGTGTCCTGGCAGGTCCAACAGCGTGATGCAATTCGGTCGCTCGTCCGGCTCTAGGCGTATCTCATCCAACAACTCGAATGTGGTATGGTCGAGGATACGTACAGCACCCCGTGAACCCTCTTGCTTAGAAGC encodes the following:
- a CDS encoding putative H(+)-transporting V0 sector ATPase subunit d; amino-acid sequence: MEMISFNVDHGFLEGVVRGYRTSLLTANHYQSLTQCETLDDFKMQLQATDYGNFLQNEPSPISTSTIAEKATRKLVAEFEYLRTNATQPLSKFLDYMTYAYMIDNVILLITGTLHERDTHELLERCHPLGVFETMPALCVASTVEELYNSVLVETPLAPYFRDCISASDLDDLNIEIIRNTLYKAYLEDFYQFCQSLGGTTSETMSELLSFEADRRTINITINSFGTSLSKEDRARLFPSIGKLFPAGNNLLAKADELDQVKAVCDNIPEYRSFFDSSSASASASASAAANSASTGAEASADMLEDKMFKLEVQLNRILTITQFQFGVFYAWLKLKEQEIRSITWIAECIAQNARDRISDFIPPL
- a CDS encoding uncharacterized protein (related to branched-chain amino acid aminotransferase); its protein translation is MSTSANGRIATNPSTSVDWDKLGFKERDVNGLVRVTYQNGKWGALEISKDSHLNVHAAAPCLNYGQQAFEGIKAFRTASGSVRVFRPQENWARMNLSARMASMPELPEELFLEAIKVAVALNLEYVPPYKKNASGGALYIRPLLIATGPMLLLGSPDEFTFLVWVTPVGSLYGSGAEIPAVDGFVLDTFDRTAPMGTGHTKLGGNYAPVFGPTAAAKKQGYPITLHLDSATHTYVDEFSTSNALGVQKKGDQVTLVVPDSTSILRSVTKISVVEIAEKLCGWKVDLRQVAFEELKQNKFAEFMAAGTAAGITPVRSMSYNSHKPQLIHDKLSREGPKYTFPSDNKVIRIDFGDGKSAGECAQRLFDELTSYQCGDQPDKFGWLWPEQGIVAEDANLSA